One part of the Helicoverpa armigera isolate CAAS_96S chromosome 3, ASM3070526v1, whole genome shotgun sequence genome encodes these proteins:
- the LOC135119201 gene encoding uncharacterized protein LOC135119201, protein MCGLAVATWYHLKVVATSAAGTTLGNYYFSTLTEEGDRIPAPAHFPPGGEEGEERATAVLVAAACGLLAALLLLAALAYKRSPSTTCFRKGYEQGDISEEEDKSVEKRDNRRNCQQVYTSSPIKHPIGKKDQQEMYEISPYATFSMSGGATGPGAGGEEGAAAAGAGGTLRTFGRAEPAPLQAAPPHHHLHHEHADEYTLSRAMTLMVRRSESDSDSSGSPCAECNSSVSYRMPVTPGKVVAEEVFRAVTDSSAESAGDARSLCARPHDKRRRPRRHHAPTASRYQQRQEQERRDFTIHV, encoded by the exons ATGTGTGGGTTGGCCGTAGCGACCTGGTACCATTTGAAGGTGGTGGCCACAAGTGCAGCGGGGACAACGTTGGGAAATTATTACTTTTCGACATTGACTGAAGAAGGAG ATCGCATACCAGCACCAGCTCATTTTCCGCCAGGTGGAGAAGAAGGCGAAGAGAGAGCGACTGCTGTGTTGGTGGCGGCAGCTTGTGGTCTACTGGCTGCGCTACTTTTATTGGCCGCACTTGCTTATAAACGAAG TCCATCAACGACATGCTTCAGAAAAGGTTACGAGCAAGGAGACATTTCGGAAGAAGAAGACAAGTCAGTAGAGAAGAGAGATAACCGACGAAACTGTCAGCAAGTTTATACCTCATCACCTATCAAACATCCTATTGGGAAGAAGGACCAACAAG AGATGTACGAGATAAGCCCCTATGCTACGTTCAGCATGTCGGGCGGCGCGACGGGGCCGGGCGCGGGCGGGGAGgagggcgcggcggcggcgggcgcggggggcACGCTGCGCACGTTCGGCCGCGCCGAGCCCGCGCCGCTGCAGGCCGCGCCGCCGCATCATCATTTGCATCATGAACACGCAG ACGAGTACACGCTGTCCCGCGCGATGACGCTGATGGTGCGTCGCTCGGAGTCGGACTCGGACTCGAGCGGCTCGCCCTGCGCCGAGTGCAACTCCAGCGTGTCCTACAGAATGCCCGTCACGCCCGGGAAAG TGGTAGCAGAGGAAGTATTCCGCGCGGTGACGGACTCGAGCGCGGAGTCGGCGGGCGACGCGCGGTCGCTGTGCGCGCGGCCGCACGACAAgcgccggcgcccgcgccgccaccACGCGCCCACCGCGTCGAG ATACCAGCAGCGGCAGGAGCAGGAGAGAAGAGATTTTACAATACACGTATAA